The genomic segment TCGGAAGCTCGTTCCGTCATGCTGGCGCTGGCCTGGGGCGAGACTCGGGATCTGGACGAGCCGTGAATCATCCACTTTCGTCCTGGCGATGTAACTCCGGCCTTTCGAACCGGTCTTTTGAGCAAAAGCTCACCTTGTCCTCTACCGCTATGAACTATACACGTCGTGAAGCCATCCGAATGGCGGTAGCCGCCTTGCCAGCCGCCGGTCTCTTGGCGCCCGGATTGACGGGTCAAGCCGCAAGGGCAACGGCGAAACCCAACTCCAACTTCGGCGGGGTCGCCGTTGGCGTCATCGCGCCCTACAGTTTTCGCGGCCAGGGAAACAATCCCGAGGACCTGCTCAAGTCCATCGTCGCCCTCGGGTTGAGCAGCGTGGAACTTCAATCCGACGCGATCGAGCCCTGGGCGGGCGCGCCGGCTGGAGGTTTTGGCCGTCCACCCGGGGGCGGAGGGCGCGGGGGTGGTCGCGGAGGCGGAGGCGGTTTGGGGGTGAATTTGCCAGGACTCAATGAAACTCAACAAGCCGCAGTGCGGGAGTACGGCGCGGTTCTGGCCGAACCCCAGCGCGACGTCAACGCGGCTCGCACCGCTTTGCACGAAACCAGTTTCTCGGCGTCCGCCACTTCCGAGGATATTCTCGGCAAGTCGGAAATCCTGTCCGCCGCCGAGCGTCGTTTAGCCCAGACGCGCTTCGATGCCTTCCGCAAATTGCAATCCTCACCCGGGAAATTGAACGAACAACAAGCCGCGCTCCTGATGCAGCAGGGATTGCCGGGCCGCGGCAACCAGGGCGGTGGCGGCGGCGGCGGTGGTGGGCGGGCGGGTGGTGGACCCGGTGGCAATCAACCGTTCGATGCCGCGTTGAGAGGGCGCTCGGAAGAAATGCGGAAATGGCGTCTGTCCCAGCCGATGGACAAATTCAAGCAGCTTCGAAAGATGTATGAAGACGCCGGGGTGGACATCCGGCTGGTCAAGTTCGGCCTTGGGCCCGCGATGAGCGATGACGAGGTCGACTACTGCTTTCAAGTGGCCAAGGCCATGGGAGCGCGCGGGATTACCTGCGAACCCCCGGTCAGCGAGACGCGGCGGTTGGGGGAGTTTGCCACCAAGCATCAACTCATGATCGGCTATCACGGGCATTCGAACGTCACGAGTCCGGAATCTTTCGGCCGTCCAGGCTCTTGGGAACAGGCGTTCTACTACTCGAAGTACAATGGCGCCAATATCGACATCGGACACTTTGCGGCGGGGAACAGCGTCCCGGCGACGGAGTTCATCAAGCGCCACGCGGACCGCATCACCAACCTCCATCTCAAGGATCGCAAATTCAACGAAGGCGAGAACATGCCTTGGGGCCAGGGGGACTCTCAGGTTCGTGAAATCCTTCAGCTCATGAAGCGGGAAAAGTATCCTTTCATGGCCACGATTGAACTCGAGTATCGAGTCCCGGAGGGGTCGAACGTGATGACGAAACTCGCCAAGTGCGTCACGTTTTGCCGGGAAGCCCTCGCCTGAACTCGCTCTCAACCAAAACCCTCCCAAGAAGGGGTTGTCAAGGGCTCCCGCAATTTGGTCTATTCGATGGACCTCATGAGTCGCACTTTCGCTTATCTCCAATCGCTCGAGAATCCTCAAAACGCGGAAATCGCTGTTCTGGTCAACCACATCGTTCTGGATGCCATCGACGCCAAGGCCAGTGATATCCACATTGAGCCGTGGGAAGGCAAGCTGGTGGTTCGTCTCCGACTCATGGGGGTGCTGAATGAACTTGTCCATCTTCCGCTCGACCTGACGGATAAAGTGGCGGGCCGGTTGAAAGTCATGGCCAACCTCCAGAGTTATCGGAATGACCTGCCCCAGGAAGGCCACGCACCGGCCAGTCCCGACATGGGCGGAGTGGAGTTGCGCATCTCCGTCTTCCCGACCGTCCGTGGCGAGAAGATTGTGGTCCGGATTTTCGACCCTACAAATCGGACCTTCGACATCGCCCAACTCGGGCTGGACGCGCAATGCCTTTCCCGTCTGGTCAAGCTACTCAACAAGCCCTCCGGCTTGATTTTGCTCACCGGCCCGACCGGCTCAGGAAAGACGACGGCCATTTACGCGTCCCTTTATTACCTGGTGCAGCGTTCGGGTCCCAGCATCAGCATCAGCACGGTGGAGGATCCGGTGGAGTTTCATCTGCCGATGATCAGCCAGGCGCAGATCAACGTCCTCAAGGAATTCACATATCCGATTGCCCTTCGTTCCCTGATGCGCCAGGACCCGCAGGTGATCATGATTGGCGAAATCCGCGATCCCGAGACCGCCGCCATCGCGGTGCAGGCGGGATTGACGGGGCACCTCGTTATCAGCACCATCCACAGCGGCACCACAGCCGGTGTGTTCGCCCGCATGATTAACATGGAAATCGAGCCGTTTCTCCTGGCTTCGAGCATCTCCGGAGTTCTAGGCCTGCGCTTGATTCGCAAGAATTGCCCCTACTGCACCGAGCCTTACAGCCCGGAACCCGCCTTCCTCAGCCAACTCCCGGCCGAACTCATCGAGAACGCGTACTGGCGCAAAGGCGCGGGTTGCGGACATTGTCACCACACAGGATTCTCCGGGCGATCGGCTCTCACCGAAATGATGGTGGTGGATGAGGTGATCCGCGAAGCAGTTCTGCAAAAAACCCCAACCCGCGTGCTGCAAAAAGTCGCGATCGATCAAGGCATGCAGTCTCTCTGGGACAATGGCATCCGCATCGCCGCGGCGGGCGATTCCACCCTCGAGGAAATCATGCGAGTCGTCGCTGCGGACCAATTTTAGCAGACCATGAACGCCCGGTTTCATTTCAAGAATGGCCCTTTCGCCCATCAAGAAATCGAGCTTCGCCCGGGCACCTATCGAGTGGGCCGCCGCGCCGATAACGACCTGGCAATCGAGGATCCCACGCTTTCCGGACTGCATTGCCGCATTGAAGTGTCCGGCATGGGAGTGGTGGTGGAAGACCTCAATTCCACCAACGGCTGCTTCCTCAACCGGGAACGGTTCCAGAAAGAATCGCTTCCGAATGGCTGCATCCTTAAACTCGGCGATGTGGAGATTTCGGTCAGCATTCCCGAGGTGGTGATCGCGGTGCCCGACATGACCCCCGCCGTGCCACCTCCGCCGAATCTGCTCGAGGATGGCTCTCCGGCGTGCCGCCATCATCCGGGTGTTCCCGCCACGAATGCGTGCAACAAATGCGGCAAAACTTGGTGCCCGGATTGCGTCCGACAAGTCGGATTAGCCGGAGGCAAGAACCTGCTGCGCTTCTGCGCTTCTTGCGACGGTAAATGCGATCCCATCAAAAGCGAGGACTTAAAAGGGACTTCCTGGAGATTGCTTGGCCAGCTGGCCGACACCATTCTCATGCGCCGCAAGTGAGGCCGCGAGCACCTTTCTACTCCCATTCAATCTCCCCAGCGTTGTCCGGGCTCAACGTGGTGGCCGGCGAGAAACTGCCGGGCGGTCATTCGCCGTCCCCCTTCCTTTTGCAGCTCCAGAATCTCCAAACTCCCCTGTCCGCAGGCGACGGTAATCGCTTCCTCCGAAACTCCCGCGACTTTCCCGGGCTCAATTGGGCTTGGGCGGGGCTTTGCCTGGGCCTTCCAAATCTTGACCAGCGAACTCCCGGAAGGCCATCGCGGTGAGGTGTAGGCTCCCGGCCACGGCGAGAAAGCGCGTATCCGGTTTCGAATCGCCTCCGCCTCTTGCTGCCAGTTGATCTTCCCGTCTTCCTTGCGGAGTTTGCGGGCGTAAGTCGCACGGGCATGGTCTTGCGGTGAGGCCTGAGTTGTCCCGGCCACATAGCCCGGCAATTGCCTTGCCAACAATTCGGCCGCCAGCAGGCCTAGCCGTTCATGCAAGGCCGAGGCATCCTCGTCTTGTCCGATGACCGTCTCCACGGTCGCCACCACGGGTCCGGTGTCTAATCCCTCGTCCATCCGCATCAAACTGACTCCAGTCACTGCGTCACCCTCCAACAAGGCCCATTGAATCGGGGCCGCGCCGCGATGACGCGGCAGCAACGAAGTGTGTAGATTCAGGCAGCCCAACCGCGGAATCGCCAGCAAACTCGGAGGCAATATCTGCCCGTAAGCCATCACCACGATTAAGTCGGGGCGCAAACGCTCCAACTGGAGAATAAACTCCGAATCCCGTGCCTTGTCTGGCTGCCAGACCGGAAGCCCCAAGGAGATCGCGCACGCTTTTACGGCACTCGGGGTGGACTTCAACTCGCGTCCTTTGGGCCGATCCGGCTGGGTGACAACACCCGCGATCTCGCAATTCTCCAACTCGGTCAGCGTTCGCAAAGTCGGACAGGCGATGGATGCCGTCCCCATGAAGATGGTGCGCACCATGTGTATCCCTCTGGGTCCGGACATCTCGTTCTGGTTCCGCGACGGGGAAGAGCCGGGCTCGCCTGTCTGGCGCTTCGTGCCCCCAGTCCGTCTTAAAGCTTCGCCACGATGTCCAGAATGTCCCGCAGCACAAAGACTGGAGCCTGGTTGGAATCGATGCTGTGAACGAGTGATTCGTGATAACAATCCAAGACCTTTTTGGTCTCCTTTTCGTAGGTGGCCAGCCGGTTTCGAATCGTCTCCAAATTGGCGTCATCCAGCCGGTTTTCCCTCAAAGCCCGGCGCTGCAAACGCTCGATCATTTTGCCCATGTCCGCGCAGGTCAGATACAGCAAGGCGCGAACATCGAGGGTTTCCCGGAGCATCTCCACCTGCCCCGGATTGCGAGGAATTCCATCCAACACCAAGGTGTCCCGGTCGGGCAAAAAACTGCCGTGGAGTTCCGCGGCGCCAATGTTCTTGCGCCAAAGATTGATGGTAGGTTCGTCCGGCACCAACATCCCTTTGCTCGAGAAGTCCACAAAAGCCCGCCCGATCGGATCGTCGATGCGCAAGTTGCGGAAGACGTCTCCGCACGCACAATGATAAAAGCCGGGAATGGAACCGAGGATTCGACCCTGAGTCCCTTTGCCCGCCCCCGGGGCGCCAAACAGCAGGATCGTGCGATATTTTTTAGTCATGAGACTCTTAAAACTCCTCTCGTTCCAACAACACTCCGGGATCCCTCGGGGCCATGAACATGCCCGCTTAACCGCGCTGGTCCTTGTGACGGACTCGCACCTCGGAAATTTCACCAAACGCCACGGGAACCTCGCCTCCCAATTGCAGCATCACATGCATTTCGTTCCCGGTGATGCGGGTCACGCGCTTGCCGACAACTTCATTCTTGGCGGTCTTGAACACCATGACCAAATCCTTCACGTCCTCGCCGGGAACCACTCTGAAAAAGCCGCCGAAAGTGGTTTCAAAAAACCGGCGGTTGAAGGTCGTGTCCGAACGTTTGAAGATCTGACCCGCCAGGGACGCGGTCGCCGCACCTCCGCCCTGAGAAGAGACGGACAGACTGGATCCTTTGCCTTTGACTTCGCCGGCCATGGGATTCACGGCCTCGGGAGCCACGGGCTCGAAGGACTCGCTGGCGGCAGGCTGATCGCCGCTCGGGAGCACGAGGAAAAAGATCGGACCCAGCACCGGCAACACGGCGGAGAGACCGCAGACCACCGCGGCTGGACGATTCTTGAACGCTGCAATCTCGAAGGCCGCAAACAGATTGGCCACGGCCAAAACACCCAGGATCAGCAAGCCGACCGGCGTCATCAACGCTTCCATCAACCCCGTCTTTCGCGACGGATTTTCGGGGCGCGTCACCGGCTTGATCACGATCTCTTCCTTCTTTTTCGTCGTGTCCGGCGGCAGTTCGATGAACGGTTCGGCGAATTCAGTGGCCTTGGGATCTTGATTCAGCAACTTCAGGGTTTCCTGGGAAAACTTCGCCCACGAAACCCTCTCCGAAAACTGGGTGGTGGTCAGCCGGAAGACCACTCCATCCCCCGTGAATGAAACCGCCTCGCCCCGGATCACCGTTCCATCCTCCAACTGATATTCCGCCGCTTGGACGGAGAGCCACACCCAGCATAGAGATGACACGAAAAGCCGTAAAATCCGCTTCGAAAACATGGTTCGAGCTGGATAACAGACCCGTTCGGTCAAAGGAAGGAAAATCAGGGTCCTCCAGGGCCGGCGGATGTTTTTCTGCAAGGGATCGCAAGACCGGCACCATTTGCGGCGTTTCCGCGCGGGTGAACCCGCCCGCAGCGATCCCCTCCCCTTGCATAGCCCTCCAAGGGTATATGCTTTGGCTTTGAAAACACATGCCCCTTGAACCTGCCAAGCGCGTCCACAGACACACCCTGATGCCGCGTCAACGCCGCGCTCCGCGAAACAAATTATCCATGAACCGGGAGGTCATGCTCCAAATCGTGGCCTTCGTCCCTCTCACAATCGGGACGCGTCGCGTTCGGAGCGCGGCTGTGCTGAAAGCCAGCCGCAGCGGGTCGCGGTTGCGATGCGTGAAGAACAATCGACGAGCTTATGCCAGCCAAAGTTGCTGCGGCTGATCCTTCGGACACAGCCGCGCTCCGACGCCGGACCGCGCCGTTCACGGCGCTTCCGCGTCGCCCATTCCCGCCCGCTCCGAACTCCTCCCATCGCGCGACATGCCTGCGGTGAAATGCTTTGCCCCTGGCATCGATCCTCCCACCTCGGACATGCCACCCGCGCTTGCAAACACGCCCAAGAACTGACAAGTCATTTCATTAGGGTCGCACCGCCGTGCCGTCGCGCCGCCTCACTGGCAGCCAGTACCCGGGATGCTCCGGAAGCGGGAACTTCTTGGCGAGCTCCTCGTTCACGTCCACCCCCCAGCCCGGCTTGCCCGAGACCAGCATGTAACCCTTCTCCATGCGCGGCGACCCTGGGAACACATCCTGCATCGCCTGATTGAACACCACGCCCTCTTGAATGCCAAAATTGTGAATGGCCAAGTCCAGATGAGCGTTAGCCGCGTGCCCCACAGGAGAGACATCCAAGGGACCATGCCACGCGGTGCGAACCTGAAACCATTCCGACAGGGCCGCGATTTTCCTCGCCACGCTGATCCCGCCAACTTGTGAAATATGAACCCGAATAAAATCGATCAATCGCTCGGCAATCAACCCCACCCACTCGTGCGGATTATTGAACAATTCCCCCATGGCGATGGGCGTGCTCGTCTGCTGCCGCAACTGACGAAAATATCCGTTGGCCTCGGGCGCAAAAGGATCCTCGATAAAAAACGGATGATACTGCTCCAGTTCCTTGACCAGCTTGATCGCTTGAATCGGTTCGACACGCTCATGGATGTCGTGCAGAAGCTCAATCTCCTCGCCAAGCTTCGAACGGATGTGTTCGAACATCTTCGGCGTCGCCCGCAAATAGGGTCCGGGGTCCATCTGGGTGTCATTGGGAAGTCCGAATCCCGCTTCCTTGAAATGCGGCTGGCTCGAAAGATGTGGCGATCCGTAGCCGCCCAACTGAAGGCGCACATGGCGGTAGCCTTTCTCCATCAGGGCACGAGCGCTATCTTCCAACTCCTTGAAGTCACGGCCCGAAGCGTGGCCGTAACAATCCACCGCGAACCGGCATTTTCCCCCGAACAATT from the Verrucomicrobiota bacterium genome contains:
- a CDS encoding FHA domain-containing protein translates to MNARFHFKNGPFAHQEIELRPGTYRVGRRADNDLAIEDPTLSGLHCRIEVSGMGVVVEDLNSTNGCFLNRERFQKESLPNGCILKLGDVEISVSIPEVVIAVPDMTPAVPPPPNLLEDGSPACRHHPGVPATNACNKCGKTWCPDCVRQVGLAGGKNLLRFCASCDGKCDPIKSEDLKGTSWRLLGQLADTILMRRK
- a CDS encoding nucleoside monophosphate kinase, coding for MTKKYRTILLFGAPGAGKGTQGRILGSIPGFYHCACGDVFRNLRIDDPIGRAFVDFSSKGMLVPDEPTINLWRKNIGAAELHGSFLPDRDTLVLDGIPRNPGQVEMLRETLDVRALLYLTCADMGKMIERLQRRALRENRLDDANLETIRNRLATYEKETKKVLDCYHESLVHSIDSNQAPVFVLRDILDIVAKL
- a CDS encoding type II/IV secretion system protein; its protein translation is MDLMSRTFAYLQSLENPQNAEIAVLVNHIVLDAIDAKASDIHIEPWEGKLVVRLRLMGVLNELVHLPLDLTDKVAGRLKVMANLQSYRNDLPQEGHAPASPDMGGVELRISVFPTVRGEKIVVRIFDPTNRTFDIAQLGLDAQCLSRLVKLLNKPSGLILLTGPTGSGKTTAIYASLYYLVQRSGPSISISTVEDPVEFHLPMISQAQINVLKEFTYPIALRSLMRQDPQVIMIGEIRDPETAAIAVQAGLTGHLVISTIHSGTTAGVFARMINMEIEPFLLASSISGVLGLRLIRKNCPYCTEPYSPEPAFLSQLPAELIENAYWRKGAGCGHCHHTGFSGRSALTEMMVVDEVIREAVLQKTPTRVLQKVAIDQGMQSLWDNGIRIAAAGDSTLEEIMRVVAADQF
- a CDS encoding sugar phosphate isomerase/epimerase, yielding MPGLNETQQAAVREYGAVLAEPQRDVNAARTALHETSFSASATSEDILGKSEILSAAERRLAQTRFDAFRKLQSSPGKLNEQQAALLMQQGLPGRGNQGGGGGGGGGRAGGGPGGNQPFDAALRGRSEEMRKWRLSQPMDKFKQLRKMYEDAGVDIRLVKFGLGPAMSDDEVDYCFQVAKAMGARGITCEPPVSETRRLGEFATKHQLMIGYHGHSNVTSPESFGRPGSWEQAFYYSKYNGANIDIGHFAAGNSVPATEFIKRHADRITNLHLKDRKFNEGENMPWGQGDSQVREILQLMKREKYPFMATIELEYRVPEGSNVMTKLAKCVTFCREALA
- a CDS encoding methionyl-tRNA formyltransferase, producing MVRTIFMGTASIACPTLRTLTELENCEIAGVVTQPDRPKGRELKSTPSAVKACAISLGLPVWQPDKARDSEFILQLERLRPDLIVVMAYGQILPPSLLAIPRLGCLNLHTSLLPRHRGAAPIQWALLEGDAVTGVSLMRMDEGLDTGPVVATVETVIGQDEDASALHERLGLLAAELLARQLPGYVAGTTQASPQDHARATYARKLRKEDGKINWQQEAEAIRNRIRAFSPWPGAYTSPRWPSGSSLVKIWKAQAKPRPSPIEPGKVAGVSEEAITVACGQGSLEILELQKEGGRRMTARQFLAGHHVEPGQRWGD
- a CDS encoding starvation-sensing protein RspA — encoded protein: MAAPGLIPASLSAVPTIPTQGAPLKITRVKPILTAPQSNIRQVVVKVETSEPGLYGLGCATYNQRPLAVKTAVEEYLDPFCRGRDADNIEDLWQNAYTSSYWRNGPVLNNALSGVDQALWDIKGKRAGMPVFQLFGGKCRFAVDCYGHASGRDFKELEDSARALMEKGYRHVRLQLGGYGSPHLSSQPHFKEAGFGLPNDTQMDPGPYLRATPKMFEHIRSKLGEEIELLHDIHERVEPIQAIKLVKELEQYHPFFIEDPFAPEANGYFRQLRQQTSTPIAMGELFNNPHEWVGLIAERLIDFIRVHISQVGGISVARKIAALSEWFQVRTAWHGPLDVSPVGHAANAHLDLAIHNFGIQEGVVFNQAMQDVFPGSPRMEKGYMLVSGKPGWGVDVNEELAKKFPLPEHPGYWLPVRRRDGTAVRP